In Diadema setosum chromosome 7, eeDiaSeto1, whole genome shotgun sequence, the DNA window acaaaatatcaagatgggtatactgtacgagctgaaattttcgcggtggttttattttcgcgaatttcgcgaattgcctttgaaccgcgaaaataacaacacgcgaaaataacaacgcacaAATAACTAAGtacagttagaccctcgcaactgtgaaattaacaacacgcgaaaatgtcctccaagtcgcaattcgcgaaaatatctgtacgcgaaaatttcagctcgtacagtaatctATGACACAAAGATGATGGAAGACAGATCAATgccagaaaacaaaaacaacttcatGCATaagaaacagtaaaagatactttatatgtatttgtaaatttcgtgaatcgcctttgaaccgcgaaaataacaacacgcgaaaataacaatgtgcGAACAGATAAGCAGTTaaacctcgcaaccgcgaaattaacaacacgtgaaaatgttctcctagtagcaattcgcgaaaatttcagctcgtacagaaCCATAAGGCgaatatgatttgttttatgTGGCTAGTGACAGAGCCATGAACACAATTGTGAACACAATCAACCATGGGAGGACAAATTGCTGTAAGTCCGCCTCAGAAGGACTAGGAAACAAGGACAAAGTGCCATGCTTAGGGGCACAACTTACTACTACTGCCATGGGACCAGAACCAGCGACCTCACAATCAGGAGTCCATGTTCACTGAGCCACAACATCCCCTCCAATAGTTTATCATTAACCACAATATTGTGATGATTATCATATacctaccaagtctcacgcctCAGCGACACAACTCACGCTCATCGGCCCATTAATCATTTTCTCATGCCTCCCAGCAGATTGGCTAAATGATACCTACTACAAGTTTATTTTCTTACCATTTACAGCTATTTATTCTAAATAAATAATCTAGATGGCTCTGAAATTGCGTCACCTTCCAAGTCATGTCAGTTATACATTCTAGAAATCAAGACTCATTCACCCTTGACaagaattttggggaaaaatgctcaaaatgatgTCTTTGACAACCATTTTCCATATCCCAAACACataaaaattatgcaaatatagtGTTAGGTATAGACCTAGCCTATGCACCATATTGCACAATTACAAATCCAGaaatgaaaaagctccctaTCCTGGGAGGGAGACACCCATACCCACATAACCCCCCACCCCCGGGTCGTCTAACAACATCGCAGTTACTCACTCCCAGCCAGTTAAGAAACTTGGTATCTCTGGATTATAGTACGATGTAATAAAAACTATAtcaatacagtcaaacctgtcttagcgatCACCTGTCTACAGAGGCCACTTGCCATATATGACCACAAAAAAATTCCCACCAagagaaaaagcatgttaaagaacctgtctatagtggccacctgtctataacggccactttttttgtctcccttgggtggctaGTACAGACAAGTTTGACTGTACTCTGATAGTGAAAGCAGTACTAACATATGTAAGTGATCACAATAATGACACACCTCATTTGAAAACTGAGAACTATGAGATTGAATATTATTGATGTAGGGTGTTCTATGGCTTCCAAAGGTAAGTCTGAATGGCCCTGGCTGGAATCTGAGCATTGATGTAGCCCACTGCAGGATCATGGAGGCTGATGGGAATAGATACGTCGGCCCTGAAATCAAATCATTCCAAAGATTATTAATGCAATTATGTTTAATATTACAAAGTGATGTATAATATGATGTAATATATGATGGTATAGTATTCATAAGGCCCTTAGACACTCTGTATTAAGCCGGGTAAAAATGTAACTTATAATCATTACCatcaaagacagaaaaaacatTACAGAGTTAAATAGCACATTTACAGGCAGAGATCTAGCATTTTTTCACTCTTGATTTTGTCTAGAAATATATAGTTATGCTGCCTgagccctgttgcataaaaagatgcaatctAACATAAGTTATAAATCAAATataagtcaggtatcagccaatcagaagtGAACATTCAgagatttatgtttgattttctgacttatgtttgatcaGAACTGTTATAAATTCAAGAAATGACCTTTTTCAATATGGGAATACAGGATACATAATGGCATAGTCTACCTAAAGTGTTTGTTTCCCAATAACTCGTAGACCAAAGCTTTTGTTTTAACATGTTAATGTTTTGCTATCAATCATAATTGATTCAAGAATGCAGATGGATTTAAACTGTCCTACGTGTTGAGAATGATGACAGACGTTGAGCCATCAGGCAGGCTGAAGGCGATGCTGTGGAGATTCTTGATGTCTACTCCCTCACTATTCACTGATAGTCCCACACGCACAGAGCCTGGCGCAATAAATTTACTGAAATGCAACAATACACATCATGtcatgatataattatgtatgaataTTCTACCACTTCAAGCACTTAACTTAACATTGTTgtagaacatatttttttttttcaatgaaacaaTATTTCAGAATTATGAAGAAGAGGAGCTGTTCTTTCAAAAATTGTAATAAAGTAATAAAGATTGGCTTGATTGACTCATTTGACCTACTTTGAATCCTCAGCTAAAATTCGGGCATTCgatgttttgttggttttgtgatgcatggtaaCATTCATGAAGTTCTgcaaaacagattttcaaaaaaaagTTAGATTAAACCACAACAGGTTTTCTGTACAGCTGAAGATATGTCAGCAAGAAAACTGTGAATGGATTATTAATCTTTTAATCTTCAGTGTGGCTACCAACAGTtactaatttcattttaaagtaGAAGCACTCGGAAAGTACAAACCTCACAAATATGTCTCTTTTTATACACCATACAACTGTGCATGCATCCTTTCAAAGATCCTGGGTCATGATTAGGATCTAGCTAGATCACTACCAAAAAAACTTTATCACCTGTTCCTTTTACCATATCTACTTATTTCTgctttcttccttctttctttctttctttctttcttctttctttctttccttttttttttgggggggggggatcactaACACAGAAATCACCAAtttatgtcctatctgaggggcagaatattttgcattttcacagAAAGGAAAGAACATCACTAGACCTGTTTCACTGGGCCTCCAATAAAGCTCCTTTACTGCAGAGCAGACATGCTTCAATGACTAAAGCCACCTCACCACCGTAGTAAGCCATTAAAACATATCTGAGCTATTTACAGTTTTTGAGtcaagtgcattttttttttcagggggcgGGGGGATGGCACTTACAGTagagtatgtttgtttgtttgtttgttttggggggagGAGCGGGGCCACATACAGTACACTTGATTATTTGTGATTCTCAAATTTTACCTGAAGTGGCCGAGATGGTAGTACATGGGCTGTTTGTAAAATATGTCTTGTGTGGCATCTACAATGATGGGACTGTCGACATAGTTCTGGACCCAGTTTGGTCCTCCTTGGAGATTCAGTGCCAGGTTCCAATCCACCCAGCCTGTTACCCAGTGATTCATTACCTGCAAAATAATagaaatagtaatagtaatagcaaTAGCGATAGCAATAGCAATAGCAATAGCAATAGCAATAGCAATAGCAATAGTAATAGAAATAGATACAGTAATAGTagcaaaaatgataatgatgatgatgataataataataatagtaataataacaaaaataataataataatagtaataataacaataataataataacaatcatcatcatcataaatgtaataacattgacaatgataataaattgTGAGAATCAACCAAGCTTGATGAAATAGAAACATCTCCTGAAAAAAGTATCTTTAATACATTATGTACTTGTGCAGGGTTTATATTGCTATGTGCTGCTTGTTAACTGAGTAGCTACAATTAATCAAACATAGGCATAGCTGTTGTGTTCCTTCTGCtgcctacattgtatatagacGATTTGACCACTGATGTATGCTATTCAGATGcaaagaaattcacaaaattgaatGCATTGACCGAGAAAAGACGCTGCAGAAAATATCAAGGATTTGATGGACATAATCACACAGGTTTTAGGATCACACATTATCAGATATCTGATATCATTGTACTCTTTTgcaatttatataatatatcttGCATTCCTGTTTTCATCGACATAGGCCCTACTGGTGGATTTCAATGGGTAGGCGTATTGACCAGCCAGCTCATGTACAGCTTGTGGCTTAATGAAAGCAGACAAACTGAACTGAAAGAAAACACCTTATCTTCTGTTTGCTGGGCACATCACCATGGCTAACCATTCTGTCATCAGTTGGGACCACATTCGGTTCCCTGTCCCCGTGCCCCATTCTAACTCCTCGACTCCCTAGCTTTCTCTATTTTCGTCACATTATCACCGAACATTGTTCCATTCTGCAAGATTGTATAGTGCCCTCGCCAGAGTGAGGCAAGGCCGTACTCACATTGATGATACTCTGGCTGTATCCCTCCCCACGAGACCAGCTGCCCAAATCCACGTGCACGTCATAAAAGGTGGAATCGTAGCACGCCTCCGTGTAGAGCATGAAGTGGTTGGGAAAGAGGCTGTGGGTTTCTGACAGCTTCAGACCAACGGGGGTGTACCTGTCTAGATACCAGTGAATCGCAATCCCTGAGAGGTACTTCTCTGAATCCTTGTCGCCAAGAATCTGAGAGAAGAGGGTGGTATAGAGAAGGAGACTGCGACAATACAAGAGCCTTTCAAACAATATATTAAACATTTACCAGTATGATTACGTACTGTAACCAGGCCACACGTGACCCAGTGTTTATCTCCATCGTAACTTTTTGATGTCCGCAATTTGCAGTttaaatatcatatttcattataACTTATTTTCTTATCTATCAGATTAAATGGAATCAGTTGTTGAATGAGTGTGTATGCTTTGAAATGTATGAGTTCAGTGAGAAAAGTTACTTGTTCCACCGGTTGATTGTGGATGATTTCATTGTCAACGAATCCCTGCCATGATATTTTAAGGAGACCCTCTTCCTGCGAGCAAAAGTTAGTCTCATGAATCAAGCAACATTCACAAATCTGTCTCTGAAAAAAACTCCTTGAACGCAGACAAGAACTGCTGCTATTGAAATACGAGGCTGGCACCGGACAAGACTCTGCATCATGACGTAATTTACAGCtgtatttctgtgattgattcacaacttttgataaGTCTTTATGTGGTACATCTTCTTAAACTGGACTGATGGATGCCATATTCCTCCTGAAATGCACTGTGTAAGCTAtcatttttgcatacagatattttcacaaatgagtAGATCGccaggacaagctgatttttacTACGCATAACaatcatttcccatagacgcctgcccGAGTACACACAGGACTATTCTTCAACAGGTTTTTAAGGGATGCAAGCAATCCTTACAATCTGGGGCCAGCTGGGCAGTTTGAAGCTCTGGTCatccatcatcatcagtttGAGGTCCTGGAACCCAGCAGCCTCCAGGGCTGGTCCCAGGTCCAGCTTGACAAAGTCTCGCTCCATGCTGGCATTGTAGTACATCGCTTGGAAAGAGAAGTTTCCAATGAGGCCGTCCATCGGTTCGTTCTGGACAGTAAGCCCCCAAAGGGAGACATTCAGCTTGGCATACTCCTGAACGAATCTAGTTAAGTAGCAAGGATGATGATGAACGACAATGTAAAGCAAGTCATGTCACCCAAACTAAGTGCATTATGAAAATCAGAATGGCATAAAAGACAAATTAGAATTGAATTCACAGAAAATGAGAAGTACAAATCAAATACCAATCATGAATTCCACACCCAAGATATCTACAGTACATTTAAGGAAAGTGAATTTCTGCtggaaaatgagagaaaagtttttttgtttgtttttttgtcagtaAGGTACAGGTGTTGTATTcatctaaaaaacaaaaggaaataaacaaaaatagctATAAGCTATCAATGGATGTACCTACAAAGGTAAAACCCTTAACTTAAAGTTTTTATAACTTTTATTGCAGTGCAATCCCAaggaacacacatacacacacaaagtgcaaaagggtgcacacacacacacacacacacacagacacacacacaccctggTTGATACAGTCTGCCTCACCTGACAAAGTACTGAGCCCATGTCTTGAAATATTTGCCACCCGGCTGACCAATCAACTGACCCTTGCCATTCATGTGTCCATTGGTCTTCATCCAGCCCGGAGCTGACCAAGGGCTGCCAAACAGTTTGACCGGCCGAGAGGAGAGCCCCATAGCTGACTTGATGACAGGAATCTGTTGAAATAGGATGGTAGGTGAGAACCAGGGTCAACAGGGGTCAAGATAGCCAAGTGACTTCTCGAAAGATCATTTTCatagaaaaatgagagatgCAGTGTAGTAGTGAGTAGGCCTACCGGTACATTTCATGCTGTTGAATGTACCTACTTGCTGCATGTTCATGTTGCCCAGTTTGTGTAATCTGTGCTTTGTTCACCAATTGACACACATGCTGGAGTGTTTTCTTCACCAACTAgcacagatgtctggaaactaataatcataatcaataAATCTAGACTACCTAATTCCCCTTATCCTTATTCTGTTACCATAAACATTCCTATTGGACTGAGGCACACTGCTACACCTGAGCAGGCTTGCTAATttacaactaggtcaagtttggacaAATTACTAAATGCTAATATGACAAAGACTTGGTAAGTTAAGCTATTAAACTCCTGGTCACTTAAAGGGTTAAAGCAAAAATGAAGCTGAAGTTCAACCTGATCCTGAGATTTATGTTGCTGATGATCCTGTTATCTGCATTTTTGGTTGTCTGGTGTCGAGTTACAGTTTGAGGTATGTTTCACCCTTATTTATGAGAATAAAGGGGGCATAAATAGGAGGGTTACAATGAGTTTATTTATCCTTGTGAAGGTTTGGTCAAAACACACAGATCAATTTTTGAGTATGATATCCCATGCTCTATTTTGTCCAGTTTGGCTAATATTCAACCCTCTGGGAAATGGTTCATCAAGTAATGATGTTGGACATGATCAAGCAGGTTGTAGAAAGGTAGGTCAGGATAAATGAATAGCGGtgacagtgattaaaaaaattgtGAGAGTGGAACTCATCGACCTTGAAGACGAGATCCTCCTTGGCCAGGGAAAAGTTGAGAAGACCGAGATCTCCGGAGTGGTCATCGTAGGAGTATTCGTGGGTGGAGAAGTCGCAGCTTGCCATGGGAATCCGTCCGATGGTGTACTCAATGCCTGTAGAATTGTTTGATGCCAAGAGGAAAAGTGTTCACACAGTCTTAAAAAGTAGAAGCACTGTATGACGATggaataatgataaataatagtaaaaaaaaaaaatatatatcatcatcatcatcatcatgaccaAAAGGAATGATGTAATAAATATCATGGTAGTtacataatataataatgattatcattaggGCCTATCATCATCTGATAATAATCAGCATAGTacaagatactaaaataaaattatataaaCAATAATGGCTATCAAACATATTCGACAACTATATAATAGCAAAACAGTAATAGTAAGACAAATATCAATGCTAGCCCTATACTGCAATCTGTAACACTAGCacagactccaaccccaagcaccttctgatctggagattctcccacccgaaacccctagcaaacgggagactccaagttgatgtgtgcgaagcgcgaagttcctagggttctagatgttctctggtgctatctaaggcttattttttaaacatacgatagcaataagtaagaaatgcTTTCCatcgggagacacagagccagggcgggagaaaccaaatctcaagcgggagaacgggagattttgcaaaaatgggctttcggcgggagatctcccatcgaaaacgggagagttggagtctctgcactAGTAAGTTTACCATCTTGGGAATAATAGGACTTCAGAAGCAGTTCTTGGGCCGTGGCAGAAAGGTTGTGGATGTTGATGGTTGCTGCATCCGTAAAGGCTCCACCAAACCCCAACACAGACTGGAAGCGAAGACTGGTGTTAACAATGAAGACAACACCAAAGTCTGGTTTGGATGGGAAGAGCAAAATCAAGGGATGGTGTATCAGTAAACCATGGACTGCAACACAGTCAGATAATCAAGTAGTGCCAGAAAGATCTATAACAGGAGACCCACGAGTCCAGTGCTCATCTGAGCACAAACTCCAATTGAGGCAAACTATTTtaaaaatcttgagatttaGGGATTGCTGTAGGTCGCTTGGGCAACACCGTCCTAATTTAGAACATTTCtacttcttttttattatcattttctccctttttcttttcattggcTATAAGAATTAAGCAACATTTCTACAGCATTTGACTGATCCAGGCAATATACCCAAATTCTA includes these proteins:
- the LOC140230772 gene encoding lysosomal acid glucosylceramidase-like, whose protein sequence is MMELGNTQSIRVVFYYICFLVLLCAAVSKKTGATRDIKVSLPSAKPCVSKTFPGSQGFVCVCNATYCDTVANYSPVPRDQFVVYTSSNASDRLRQQVFNTSKQSNVTDFGVVFIVNTSLRFQSVLGFGGAFTDAATINIHNLSATAQELLLKSYYSQDGIEYTIGRIPMASCDFSTHEYSYDDHSGDLGLLNFSLAKEDLVFKIPVIKSAMGLSSRPVKLFGSPWSAPGWMKTNGHMNGKGQLIGQPGGKYFKTWAQYFVRFVQEYAKLNVSLWGLTVQNEPMDGLIGNFSFQAMYYNASMERDFVKLDLGPALEAAGFQDLKLMMMDDQSFKLPSWPQIILGDKDSEKYLSGIAIHWYLDRYTPVGLKLSETHSLFPNHFMLYTEACYDSTFYDVHVDLGSWSRGEGYSQSIINVMNHWVTGWVDWNLALNLQGGPNWVQNYVDSPIIVDATQDIFYKQPMYYHLGHFSKFIAPGSVRVGLSVNSEGVDIKNLHSIAFSLPDGSTSVIILNTADVSIPISLHDPAVGYINAQIPARAIQTYLWKP